One genomic segment of Macaca fascicularis isolate 582-1 chromosome 19, T2T-MFA8v1.1 includes these proteins:
- the QTRT1 gene encoding queuine tRNA-ribosyltransferase catalytic subunit 1 isoform X1 has product MAGVATQASLESAPRIMRLVAECSRSRARAGELRLPHGTVATPVFMPVGTQATMKGITTEQLDALGCRICLGNTYHLGLRPGPELIQKANGLHGFMNWPHNLLTDSGGFQMVSLVSLSEVTEEGVRFRSPYDGSETLLSPEKSVQIQNALGSDIIMQLDDVVSSTVTGPRVEEAMYRSIRWLDRCIAAHQQPDKQNLFAIIQGGLDADLRATCLEEMTKRDVPGFAIGGLSGGESKSQFWRMVALSTSRLPKDKPRYLMGVGYATDLVVCVALGCDMFDCVFPTRTARFGSALVPTGNLQLRRKVFEKDFGPINPECTCPTCQKHSRAFLHALLHSDNTAALHHLTVHNIAYQLQLMSAVRTSIVEKRFPDFVRDFMGTMYGDPTLCPTWATDALASVGITLG; this is encoded by the exons ATGGCGGGAGTAGCCACCCAGGCTTCCCTGGAGTCGGCCCCACGGATCATGCGGCTGGTGGCCGAATGCAGCCGCTCCAGGGCCCGGGCAGGCGAGCTGCGGCTGCCTCATGGGACAGTGGCAACTCCTGTGTTCATGCCAGTGGGCACGCAGGCCACCATGAAGGGCATCACGACAGAGCAGCTGGACGCTCTGGGTTGCCGCATCTGCCTGGGCAATACCTACCATCTGGGTCTAAGGCCG GGACCCGAACTGATCCAGAAAGCCAACGGTCTCCACGGCTTCATGAATTGGCCACATAATCTGCTAACG GACAGCGGCGGTTTCCAGATGGTGTCACTGGTGTCTCTGTCCGAGGTGACGGAGGAGGGCGTCCGCTTCCGCTCTCCCTACGACGGCAGTGAGACCCTGCTGAGCCCGGAGAAATCCGTGCAGATCCAGAACGCGCTGG GCTCGGACATCATCATGCAGCTGGATGACGTGGTCAGCAGCACCGTGACTGGGCCACGTGTGGAGGAGGCCATGTACAG GTCAATCCGCTGGCTGGACCGGTGCATTGCAGCCCATCAGCAGCCGGACAAGCAGAACCTCTTCGCCATTATCCAGGGTGGGCTGGACGCAGATCTCCGGGCCACCTGCCTTGAAG AGATGACCAAGCGGGACGTGCCTGGCTTCGCCATCGGGGGCCTGAGTGGGGGTGAGAGCAAGTCGCAGTTCTGGCGGATGGTGGCGCTGAGCACCTCTCGGCTGCCAAAGGACAAGCCACGATATCTGATGGGGGTCGG CTATGCCACTGATCTGGTAGTCTGCGTGGCTCTTGGATGTGACATGTTCGACTGCGTCTTCCCCACACGGACAGCG CGCTTTGGCTCTGCCCTGGTGCCTACTGGGAACCTGCAGTTGAGGAGGAAGGTGTTCGAGAAGGACTTCGGCCCCATAAACCCGGAGTGCACCTGCCCCACGTGCCAAAA GCACAGCCGCGCCTTCCTGCACGCACTGCTGCACAGCGACAACACGGCCGCACTGCACCACCTCACGGTCCATAATATCGCCTACCAG CTGCAGCTCATGAGCGCCGTCCGCACCAGCATTGTGGAGAAGCGCTTTCCGGACTTCGTGCGGGACTTCATGGGCACCATGTACGGGGATCCCACCCTCTGTCCCACCTGGGCCACCGATGCTCTGGCCTCTGTGGGAATCACACTGGGCTGA
- the QTRT1 gene encoding queuine tRNA-ribosyltransferase catalytic subunit 1 isoform X2 — protein MQLDDVVSSTVTGPRVEEAMYRSIRWLDRCIAAHQQPDKQNLFAIIQGGLDADLRATCLEEMTKRDVPGFAIGGLSGGESKSQFWRMVALSTSRLPKDKPRYLMGVGYATDLVVCVALGCDMFDCVFPTRTARFGSALVPTGNLQLRRKVFEKDFGPINPECTCPTCQKHSRAFLHALLHSDNTAALHHLTVHNIAYQLQLMSAVRTSIVEKRFPDFVRDFMGTMYGDPTLCPTWATDALASVGITLG, from the exons ATGCAGCTGGATGACGTGGTCAGCAGCACCGTGACTGGGCCACGTGTGGAGGAGGCCATGTACAG GTCAATCCGCTGGCTGGACCGGTGCATTGCAGCCCATCAGCAGCCGGACAAGCAGAACCTCTTCGCCATTATCCAGGGTGGGCTGGACGCAGATCTCCGGGCCACCTGCCTTGAAG AGATGACCAAGCGGGACGTGCCTGGCTTCGCCATCGGGGGCCTGAGTGGGGGTGAGAGCAAGTCGCAGTTCTGGCGGATGGTGGCGCTGAGCACCTCTCGGCTGCCAAAGGACAAGCCACGATATCTGATGGGGGTCGG CTATGCCACTGATCTGGTAGTCTGCGTGGCTCTTGGATGTGACATGTTCGACTGCGTCTTCCCCACACGGACAGCG CGCTTTGGCTCTGCCCTGGTGCCTACTGGGAACCTGCAGTTGAGGAGGAAGGTGTTCGAGAAGGACTTCGGCCCCATAAACCCGGAGTGCACCTGCCCCACGTGCCAAAA GCACAGCCGCGCCTTCCTGCACGCACTGCTGCACAGCGACAACACGGCCGCACTGCACCACCTCACGGTCCATAATATCGCCTACCAG CTGCAGCTCATGAGCGCCGTCCGCACCAGCATTGTGGAGAAGCGCTTTCCGGACTTCGTGCGGGACTTCATGGGCACCATGTACGGGGATCCCACCCTCTGTCCCACCTGGGCCACCGATGCTCTGGCCTCTGTGGGAATCACACTGGGCTGA